The window ACACCCCGACCGTGGTCGACATGGTGGAGGACCTCATCACCCCCGACGCGGGTCTGGCCATCTCCGAGCGGGAGGTCGAGGACAGCGAGGTCGGTGGCTCACCCCGGCACCTGCCCGACATCGTCCTGGGCATCGTCCGCGCCGGAAAGCTCTTCCGCGTCGACTCGTCGGAAGCCGACGCCATCGAAACCGGCGACCGCATCTTGTACATCCGCAAGGTCACTCCGGCAGACGACTAGGACCCTTGCGCGGTCTGCGACGATCCGTGGGTGCGTCTGCCGCCTGAGCTAAGAGTGCCCGCCGCCCAGGCGGCTGGGTCGGCGCTGTTCAGCATCCTCGTGGCGGTCCTCATCTCGCTGACCGGCGCACTCGGCCTCTGGTCGAACTCCGACGTGCGCGTGGAAGTCGACGCCAAGGTGGTTCAGGCGGTCGGCTGCGCCAAAGCGGACCAGCCCGAGGAGGTCACCTACCAGCGGGACGGCCGCGAGGAGCGGATCAAGCTCGACGCGTGCGGCCACGAGGTGGGCGAGCCCGTCCGAATCGCTCTTGGTGAGGAGACCGCCAGCCTCGCCCACGCCCGGACCTCCGCGACCACCGACGCCCGACCGCTCGGCGTCGTCCTGTGTGTGTTCGCGGGGATCGCGGGCGCGGGCTTCGCCGAGTTGTTCCGGCGGACGGCGGGCGAGTCGCTCAGGACACGTGCTGTGGGTCCATGACCCACGTGTTGCACTGGTAGGTCCGGTTCTCCTTGAACCCCTGCTCCATCCACGCCCCGTTGTGCTGCGGTGTCCCGTGGTCGCGGATGCGCCCTTCCCAGTCGCCGCGCTGGTAGGCGTCGGCGATGGCGTCACCGATGATCGGGTTGGTCATCGACCCGCCACCGTGTTGCGCGCCCGCGAACCACATGCCCGCGAAGCAGGACGCCTCCAGTTCGAGCCTGCGGGACTGCTCGAGACCGGCCGGGGTCTGGTCGCCCGCCTCGTACCGCGCCTCGAAGTAGGTCTCGAGGATGCCGGTGAGGTGCTGCACGTGGTGGCCGAACTCGTGCGCGAGGATGCCGAGGTAGGCACCGGTCTTGTTCCCGTACCGCTCGGTCAGCAGTCCGGCGAAGGGCATGTAGAGCGTGTTGTCCTTGTAGCAGTAGAACGCAGGCGCCTGCCCCTTCGTCACCGAACCGCATGGCGTGCTCCACGACGTGCCCGCCGGGGACTTGATCGCGGGCCGCCGGTAGGGCAGGCCGGCGCGCGCCATCGCGGGCTGCCACGCCTGCTCCAGGCACGGCAGGGCCGCGTTGAGGTAGGCCTCCGCGGCCGCCGGTTCGCTGCGCCACGCGGGCAGGCTGCAGGTGGCCGCGTTGACCCCGTTGGTCGTGCTGAAGATCGGGTTGTCGCCGAGGCGGTAGACCGGCTGCGGCTCGGCGGGCGTGGTCTTCGTCGGCGTCGTGGTCGTGGTGGTCGTGCGATCCGTCTCGGACGTGGTCTCCGTGGTGGTGGTCGTGGTCTCCGTAGTGGTGGTGGTCTCGCGCGTGGTCGTGCTGTCGTACGTCGGCGTCGAGTAGGTGGTGGTCGGCGAGGAGTAGCCGATGTCATCGGCCGAGCTGCGGCGGTTCTTCTGCACGAAGCCGAAGGCGCCCGCCCCCACGACCAGCAGGGCGACCAGGGTGATCGCGACGATCGGCCCGGTGTTGGACTTCTTCGGCATGGGCGCGTACATCGGCCGCCACGGGGGCTGTCCGCCCATCGGCGGTCCGTAGGGCCCACCCGGCGGCGGTCCGTACGGCGGTCCGGACATCGGTGGCCCGTAAGCGGGGCCGCCCATCGGCGGGCCCGCCATCGGCGGCCCGTACGGCGGCCTGCCGGGTTGGGGCTGCCCAGGGTGGCCGAACTGCCGGGTTCCGGTCGGCGGCTGCGCGCCCATCGGCGGCGGGCCCGCGGGCCTGTTCCCATGTGGAGGGTGCCCGGGCGGGGGGAGCGGCCGCGCGAACGGCGGCGGCGCGACCGGCATCGGTGGCGGGTAGGGCCCTTGTGGACGCCACGGCCCCCCAGGCGGCTGAGTCATTGTTCCCCCGTCGTAGATTTCGCCAGACGGTGCGTGAGCATATGGGCGCTCGGCTATCGTTCGCTGGCGTGTTCACGAATTGGGGGGTAGCCACCGCGATTGTGGTGGCCGGGATCTCGTTGTCCGCAGCTCAGCCGTCGTTTCCGTCGCCACCGTCGGACGCGCCCACGATCGACTTCCCGGTGCCGAAGCCAGGTGCGACGCCGGGGCCGACCAAGTCGGGCGCGCCGTCGATCGACCCGCGGCCGCCGACCGAGAGCAGGCCGGGGCGGCCGGAGGGCCAGGGCGTCCCGACCACGCTGCCGCGCAGCGTCAACATCCAGCTCAAGGTCGAGCGCGACGGCAGGCTGACGGTGATCGAGCAGGTCATCGTCCAGGCGAAGAACACGATGACCCGGGTCGCGCCGCTGCGCATCGGCGACCGTGTCTTCGCCGTGCGCGACGCCACGGTGGACGGCAACGGGACCGCCGAGGCCACCGCCGACACCTTCACCATCAAACTCGGCGAGGGCGCGTCGACCGTCAAGTACACAGTGGACGGTGCGGTGGCCGACTTCGGCGACCACGTGCAGGTCCGATGGCAGGTCGCGAACGGCTGGGACACCAAGCTCGTCTTCCTGCGCGCGTCCCTGCTCACCCCCAAGCCGGGCAACGACTTCGTGTGCCTCGCGGGCCAGTCGGGCACCGAGGACCCGTGCGACTCGGCGCTGATCGACTCCAGTGGGGTCCTGCGGGTCGTGCAGTCCGATCTCGACTCCGGTGCCCGGGTCGACCTGAGCGCCACCCTGCCCGCCGGGCTGGTGCCCGCCAACGCGCGGTTCGAGAACGTGAAGGCCGGCGCGTTCGCGCTGACCCCGGTCAGCGGCGCCGCGCTGGGGCTGCTGGCGCTGCTCCTGCTCGGCGGCTTCGGCGCGCTGTGGGTCGCGCGGGGCCGCGACACCAAGGCCGCCGCGGCCGACGTCGAGCCGGTCGAGGTCCTCGTCACCGAGGGCGGCCGGGTCGTGTTCGCCTCACCGGACGGCGTGCTTCCCGGCCAGGCGGGCACCGTCATCGACGAGGTGGTCGACGCCCGCGACCTGACCGCCACCGTGATCGACCTCGCGGTGCGCAACTACCTGTGGATCACCGAGTCCGGCGAGGACTGGCAGGTGGTCCGCCGCAATCCCGCCGACTACGCCCTGACCGACTACGAGCGCGCGGTCTACCAGGCGCTGCTCCCCGAGGGCACGGAGTCGGTCACCGTCTCCGCGCTGCGGTCGGCCCCGCCGAACACCGCAGACGCGCGCTCCGCCATCCACGCCGACTCGGTGGCGCGCGGCTGGCTCAGCCGCACGCCTGCCAAGCTCCGGTTGGCCGGAGCGGTGCTCGCGGTCGTCGGCGTCGCCGCGACCGTCGTGCTCGCCCTGACCGTCGGGCACGCTCTGGCCGGTGTCGCGCTGGTGATCGGCGGCATCGCCCTCGCCGTCGGCGCACGGTTCCTGCCCGCGCGAACCAAGCGGGGCGCGCTGCTCGTCCAGCAGGTGCGTGGGGTTCATGGGTACTTGAAATCAGTGCCGCCCGAGTCCGTGCCCGCCGCCGACCGTGAACTGGTCTTCTCCCGTTCGCTGCCCTACGCGGTCGCACTGGAAGAGGCCGAGCAGTGGCTGAGCCGGTTCGCCGCACTCGACGTCGCCGCGGACGGCACCCCGGGTCTCTACTGGTACGGAACCCAGGACGACGCCTACGACCAGGCCCGATTCGCGGAGCGCTTCCACGCCCTGATCGACAGCGTGGACGGGGTCTTCGGCAAGCGCTGATTATCGCCGCTGATCACGATCGTGTTACCCCCGTCTGAGCAGCGGAAACTCAGACGGGGGTGGGCTGGTGATCCGATATCTACGCGGGGTACCGTTCGCGCACTTTCGAACGTCGACCATTCACTCGATTGGTCATCTCCAGGGGAGGCGCGTTGCTCACTACCGTGACCCGTGTCGTCCTCGCGGCAGCGGTAGGCCTCACCATGGCTCTCACCGCGTCCCCCGCGATGGCGCAGGAACAGCCGGCCCCGCCGGTGGCCGAAGAGCCCACCGAGGCGGAGCCCCCACGACCGCTCCTGTCGGCCGTGGCTTTCTGCGCCGAGAAGGTGGCGAACCTGGACGTCTACGTCCTCGACACCCGCGAGGAGCCGTACTCGATCACGCTGCAGGGCGTCGGGGTCAACTACAACGAGACCAAGCCGACTGCCCTGCATGCGGTGAAGGACCAGCACCACGTCCTCTTCGAGGGTCTGGCTCCGGGTCAGTACACCGTGCGCGCGGGCGGGAACCAGCCCTCTGACGACGTCGATGTGATGGTCAAGGACTGCGCGGAGGTCGAGCCCGCGAAGGGTGAGCTGAGCGTCGAGGTCGAGTGCAAGGCGGGCTGGGGCATCGTGACCTTCGTCGTCGCCAACCCGACCAGCGGCAAGACCGAGCAGTACACCCTGAGCACGAGCGAATACGGCATCTCGTACGAGACGCTCACCCTTCCTGACGGCATGTTCCTGCGGATCACTGAGAACGGCTTCGATGACGGCGAGTACTTCGCCACGCTGTCCGGCCCGAACCTCAAGGACCCGATCACCAAGGAATTCACGATCGCCTGCGCGGCGGAGAACGCGCCCAAACTCAGCGCCTTCGCGAACTGCGACGGCAAGGACGACCTCAACTCGCCCGCGCCGCTCTACGTCGACGTGACGAACCCCAACCGCACGGCTGTCGATTACACGATCAAGGTCGGCGGCGCCGAGCGGGTGGTCAAGGTCGGCCCCGGGGCGAACGGGTTCGTCGAGCTGGACACGCTGCCCGCGGGCGTACACCGCGTCACGGTCTCCGGGTCCGATGGCACGGTGACGAAGACCGAGGTCGCGGTGGATGACTGCTCGGGCGTCAAGGTGGACGAGGACGGCCTGCAGATCCAGACCCGGTGCGTC is drawn from Actinokineospora alba and contains these coding sequences:
- a CDS encoding LPXTG cell wall anchor domain-containing protein — its product is MLTTVTRVVLAAAVGLTMALTASPAMAQEQPAPPVAEEPTEAEPPRPLLSAVAFCAEKVANLDVYVLDTREEPYSITLQGVGVNYNETKPTALHAVKDQHHVLFEGLAPGQYTVRAGGNQPSDDVDVMVKDCAEVEPAKGELSVEVECKAGWGIVTFVVANPTSGKTEQYTLSTSEYGISYETLTLPDGMFLRITENGFDDGEYFATLSGPNLKDPITKEFTIACAAENAPKLSAFANCDGKDDLNSPAPLYVDVTNPNRTAVDYTIKVGGAERVVKVGPGANGFVELDTLPAGVHRVTVSGSDGTVTKTEVAVDDCSGVKVDEDGLQIQTRCVDGKSDVTFRFFDIGGDYPVKRTFGVDGTDLFDSTIEFEGEGPYLWSRHTGELADGEYTARLTGAGLTTVEKFTVKCADQPTTTTAPSTTGPAPSTTPAPQGGTAPAVDDTLPVTGAAVGTMVALGLAALGLGGFLVITARRKRSAK
- a CDS encoding DUF2207 family protein, whose product is MFTNWGVATAIVVAGISLSAAQPSFPSPPSDAPTIDFPVPKPGATPGPTKSGAPSIDPRPPTESRPGRPEGQGVPTTLPRSVNIQLKVERDGRLTVIEQVIVQAKNTMTRVAPLRIGDRVFAVRDATVDGNGTAEATADTFTIKLGEGASTVKYTVDGAVADFGDHVQVRWQVANGWDTKLVFLRASLLTPKPGNDFVCLAGQSGTEDPCDSALIDSSGVLRVVQSDLDSGARVDLSATLPAGLVPANARFENVKAGAFALTPVSGAALGLLALLLLGGFGALWVARGRDTKAAAADVEPVEVLVTEGGRVVFASPDGVLPGQAGTVIDEVVDARDLTATVIDLAVRNYLWITESGEDWQVVRRNPADYALTDYERAVYQALLPEGTESVTVSALRSAPPNTADARSAIHADSVARGWLSRTPAKLRLAGAVLAVVGVAATVVLALTVGHALAGVALVIGGIALAVGARFLPARTKRGALLVQQVRGVHGYLKSVPPESVPAADRELVFSRSLPYAVALEEAEQWLSRFAALDVAADGTPGLYWYGTQDDAYDQARFAERFHALIDSVDGVFGKR
- a CDS encoding neutral zinc metallopeptidase — protein: MSGPPYGPPPGGPYGPPMGGQPPWRPMYAPMPKKSNTGPIVAITLVALLVVGAGAFGFVQKNRRSSADDIGYSSPTTTYSTPTYDSTTTRETTTTTETTTTTTETTSETDRTTTTTTTPTKTTPAEPQPVYRLGDNPIFSTTNGVNAATCSLPAWRSEPAAAEAYLNAALPCLEQAWQPAMARAGLPYRRPAIKSPAGTSWSTPCGSVTKGQAPAFYCYKDNTLYMPFAGLLTERYGNKTGAYLGILAHEFGHHVQHLTGILETYFEARYEAGDQTPAGLEQSRRLELEASCFAGMWFAGAQHGGGSMTNPIIGDAIADAYQRGDWEGRIRDHGTPQHNGAWMEQGFKENRTYQCNTWVMDPQHVS